gtaatcttaccgaaagggcaagaggggaggcgttgatgggatatagcactcgctctcttgggaagtgggcttggctaagacactatacccactaggggactgctatgttccgcttcgacctgaaaccttaacgggttaccacattgctagcaaatctttgtaaaggcctcgtagcgttcctatgcaatcacacctcggaagtgtggtatggtgccttgcaaacaccgcatggttgggtccaaagttcttttgaacttttacgcgacttgtgggtaaagatttgccacctctgcagagtgtaaaactgatcgatcagccgtgctcacggttaatagcggcctggaccctcacatgataatattatcggaagatggatttaacttgttgtcatttcatgcatatgttggttactttatttatgatcatatTTAATTttgggtggtatgaacttatacttagttaattgctaataaaacttgaccaacttaattaaaagcgaatgctaattatgccttagccatgccttgatttgccttacactacattattccccacgacttgttgagtaccaaccataagtgtactcacccttgcaaaaccgctgttcagaccaagctaatttggaggagtatctgcacgactttgaggagttctaggcgtacgtttcttcagtcagctgcctgtggtgtcgtcgttgtctttggagttccgctgcgtaataaattaggcttatgttttattgagactttcggtcatgtaataatatttaacactctctttattcgctttagcactgtctttgttattcactattgtcgtacatgtgtgtaacttgatcctggcgcacatgtatttaatgcactcgagtttttccttaaaatcgggtgtgacacctGGATGGGACGTGCCGCTCGTCCCGGCTTTCCCCGACCTCTTTAGTGCGCTCACGACTGCTCCTCACCATGATGTCTGTCGTTGGGTCCCACCTCGCCTACGGGACCATACTGGGTCCTTGATCTTAATGGGTCTCCTTGACGGCGAAGGTGATGATGACGTCGGGGCACATGGGCACGTACGGCCGTGTGTGGCCTCGTCTTGCAGGCCGTCCTAGGCGGTTCGAAGGGTCTAGCCTTACCCTCGGACCTCCTGGTTAAAGGCTAGCCCCCCTTGCCCGGTCATGTCTTTGGCATGGAGTGGTCGGCGGGGTCACGCCCCGCATTTAATGTCTCTCGTACAGTGCAGGTCTTCCTGAGTCAAGGAGTGGGTGAGGCGTTGTGGGCCCCTTGCGGACCCCGCCCCCGAGTTGGCTGAACCGGCGAGTCATGACTCTTAACTTCCGACCAAGGGAGGTCGGGTGGTGGACCGCAATGTCATCTGGACCGTTTCCAGGATGCTTTCAACTATTGGGCATTTGGCCTTTTGACGCCGATTGCCCTAAGCCCATTTCCTAAGGGTACCTGTCACATATGCTTCATAGTTTGCAGCAATGTTCAAATTTCCAATGTGGATTGGAAGGAATAAAGCAAGGCAGGCTTTCAATtgttaaattatatatatgatgggtctctctctctctttttgaaTGGTCTCAATTATGTCAGGACTAGAAATATGTGTGTGATCCTGAAGCATACTTGTTCAGAAGTTCATTCCTAAAACTGCTCTGGAGGCGGTACGGTGGAGCTCTCCCACCACATTCGCACGGACACAGCACTAAtgctttatattttttttcaagtatGTTGGTTTGACGTGCATCAGGAATTATGGAAGTACTCTCAACTAGAAATATGCTGGTGCCATTTGCTATCTTCCTTTGTCCAGATGACATGCCTCAGGTTTTTTGTTCTATGGGAGTTGTTGAACAATTTTTGTGGCTTTTGGCTGCATTGCCGTTGTCCTTTTACGTTCTCCGTCGCCTCAGGAGGACATTATTATTTTTACTGTGATTTCCTATGGTCAGTTCTGAGCTTTGACTAACGATCCTTCATTCTCACCACTCTTCCGGACGACCATGCATGATGGAATGATCTTTCAGCGGCTCAAGTACGATGACAAGGACCAGTTGTGAGTTGATTGCTGGAGACGAGGATTCAGGCGTGAGGTGATGGTCGCCATTCATCTAAAGGTGAGCATGGTAAACTCTGAACTACACTCGTACGTAGGCGTGGTGAACTGATTATTACTGTATACTTCACAACTGTGTTCCAAACTTCCATGCCCACCTTTGTTTGGCAGTGGCTGGACCAAATTAATGCGATGGTTATATTGAGGGAGGCTGCACATCAGCAGCGTATTTCATTGCTTGGGATTGGGATGGAAGGCTCGCCCCGTGCTTGACTTCCGTGCGTGGATGGACCGAGCTATGAAGGCAGTTGGAATCTTCATTGGAAAAACTGGTGCAGGCGCTGCCTGAGTAGTCGAGGTCATCCAGCTTGCTCAAAGCTGACTCGAGGGAGACTAGAATTGCCCGGCACATGTTCTTGGCGAGTCACCTCGCCGCCGCACATATCCGCCGAGACCTCTCGCCGGCCGGTGTGCGCCAGCCGCTGAAAAAGAACGGCACAGCGACCGCCGCTTGCCCAGAAAATTTCAGACCATCGGATTGTATTTGTATTGAATTGTATCCgaccatatatttttttttctgataaaGGAAGCTCTAGTATTGTATCCGACCATAGAGAGTTTTACAGAGATGTGACGGGAGTGGCCGCGTTGAGAAGTCTGTCTCTGTAGTGCCGATCGCACTGCGCAAAGGAGCAGCTATCCCGAAAACAGAGCGAGTGTGCGTGTGTGTCTGCATCGATCAGCAGTGTTGGAAACTTTGTAGCCTTCGGAGATGCTGCTGCCGAGTGCCGACGGGCGGCCTCTGTCGTCCTTTCCGGCCTACGCCCCGACGCGACATCACCATCCTACTTGATCGACGACCCGGTCACCGGGTTCTTCACGCCATGCGCGACTCCCTGGACCCGAAGCAACGAGCTGCCAAAACCGAGCACTGTCGATTACGACGGCACACAAGTCACCGTTGCTGTCATCATCAACGCGATCTTAATGAACTATTTGACCCGCAAGCGACGGACGCTGCCGTGATCAACGGTCATGGTTAATTTGACAGATTGATGATCAGCTGGACGTTCATGCACGCGCTATTCGTTGCGTTGCGTCCATGGAGCTTTCAGTCACATCCTTCCTTGCTGTGTCAAACTGTCAAGCGTACTGTTCAGCTGAGACTTTTTTCTCTAAACAGTAAACACAAAGCCACATAgccccctcttcctcctcccaacAGCACAGCATCAGCACGCACGGCTATGCATATATACTCCTAGCTCTCTGCCATCAACCctccctcactctctctctccggcCATGCCTCCCCTCTACGTGGTAGCACTGGCCGGGCTCATCCTCTTCTCTTCGCTGCACACCGCTGCTCCATGCTCCAACGCAACTGCAATTGGCGACACGCTCGCGGCAGGCAAGGCGCTCGCCATCGGCGACAAGCTCGTCTCAAGGAACGGCAAGTTCGCGCTCGGCTTCTTCCAGCTCCGTCACAGCGTAGCCGGTAAGGCCGTCTCCTCCCCCGGCTGGTACCTTGGCATATGGTTCAACAAGATCCCGGTTTGCACCACCGTCTGGGTCGCTAACCGGGACAAGCCAATCGCTGAGTCCGACCTCAACACAACGCAGCTCAGGATCTCAGGAGATGGCAACCTCGTCATCTTTGCCTTAAACAAAAACACCAGCACTGAATCCAGACTATGGTTCACTGAAGTTGCCAATAGCACAGATACTAGTATCAGTGCTGTTCTCAACAACACCGGGAACTTTGCCCTCGTGCAAAAAACCCCATCTAGTGGAGAACCGTTGTGGCAGAGCTTTGACTGCCCAACGGATGTCGGGCTTCCTACCGCAAAGATTGGCCGTAACAAGGTCACCGGTTTCAACTGGTCGTTCGTCTCAAAGAAGAGCCTAATTGATCCAGGTTTTGGCTCATACTCCATCGAACTAAGCATTGATGGGGCGCTGCGCCTTGCAAGTCGCAGCTCCCCCTCTGTAGTGTACTGGTCTTGGACATCTGGAGGACTAGCACAACTTGTAAAAGCACTCGATGGGTTGATGGACTCGGATCCACGGACCAAGGGTTTGCTTAAACCCACATATCAAGATAACGATGAAGAGGTGTACTTCTCATACACCATAACGAATGAATCAGCTTCCGTATTCGTCCCAATAGACATCTCCGGTCAGCTTAAGTTAAATGTTTGGTCGCAAGCCAAAGAAACTTGGGAAACTGTATACGCCCAGCCTTCTGATTTCTGCATAGCACCGGCTGTCTGCGGACCTTTCGCGGTCTGCAACAGCAATTCACGCCCATTATTCTGTGACTGTATGGAGACCTTCTCTCAGAAATCGCCACTGGATTGGGAGCTTGGTGATCGAAGAGGAGGGTGTGCTAGAAATACTCCCTTACATTGCATAACTAGCAACAAAAGCCAGACAAGTTCAACAGATGTGTTCCACCCTATACCTAAAGTTACATTGCCTGGTAATCCTCGGAGTATAGAAGACGCTACCACGCAAAGCAATTGTGAAGAAGCTTGTCTCAATGACTGCTCCTGCACCGGTTATTCATATGACAATAGTAAATGCTCTGTCTGGCACGGGGAATTGCTCAATGTAAATATGGACGATGGGATTGGTATTTCTTCTCAAGATGTTCTTTACCTTCGCCTGGCCGCAACCGATTTTCAAAGTTTGAGCaagaacaacaaaagaaaaccaAGAGCTATTATTGCTGCAAGCATTGTTAGTTTTGGGTTACTAATGCTCATGCTGTTATTGTTGGTTTGGAGGACCAGATTCAAGAGGTTCAATGCATCGTTACACGACATTCCAGGTAGCGGTGGAATTATAGCCTTTAGATATACTGATTTAGTCCATGCTACTAAAAATTTCTCAGAAAGGCTAGGAGGTGGTGGTTTTGGTTCTGTGTTCAAGGGAGTGTTAAGTGAGTCAACTACTATTGCAGTGAAAAGGCTTGATGGTGCCCGTCAGGGAGAGAAGCAATTCAGAGCCGAGGTGAGCTCAATCGGGTTGATTCAACATATCAACCTAGTGAAATTGATTGGTTTCTGTTGTGAGGGTGATAAGAGGCTACTTGTGTATGAGCACATGTCAAATGGGTCTCTTGATGCCCATTTATTTCAGAGCAATGCTATCATCCTAAAATGGAGCACAAGGTATCAAATAGCCATAGGAGTTGCTAGAGGATTATGCTACTTGCATGAAAGTTGCCGTGAATGCATCATACACTGTGATATTAAGCCAGAAAACATACTTCTCGACGCATCATTTGCTCCTAAAATTGCAGACTTTGGGATGGCAGCGTTTGTAGGGAGGGATTTTAGCCGAGTTCTGACTACATTCAGAGGAACCGCAGGGTATCTTGCCCCGGAGTGGCTTAGTGGAGTTGCTATTACACCAAAAGTGGATGTTTACAGTTTTGGTATGGTACTGTTGGAAATCATATCCGGAAAGAGGAACACACCGGAAGTAAATAGTAAGAGCAGTTATCAGGTTGCGTTTTTCCCAGTGCAGGCCATCAGCAAGCTTCATGAGGGAGACCTGCAGAGTTTGGTGGATCGACAGTTACATGGTGACTTCGACTTGGAAGAGGCTGAAAGGGTTTGCAAAGTTGCATTTTGGTGCATCCAAGACAATGAATGTGATCGGCCGACAATGGGTGAAGTAGTCCGTGTTCTTGAGGGCCTTCAGGAGCTCAATATGCCCCCGATGCCAAGACTACTTGCAGCTATAACGGAACGCTCTGATGCAGCTTCAATGTAATAATTGCAGTTGatgtttatttttgtttcagcaAATTTGGaagttgtattttggagctgaAGGAATAAAAGGACAAGCTTGCAATATCTAATTGAGTTTTTTGGTGCATGTGGTCTCCCATTTGCCTATTTACGTTACGCTGTTTTAGTGACTAACTCTAGCAAAATACGGCAAAGCTAGAAATATGTGTCTGCATATTGATGAAAAGAGTCAACATATATCCTTAAATTGAAGGAGCATTTGATGTATGCCACTGCTGATTGCTTGCCTTAGAGATATTCCACTTCTTCTCTGCAGGGTATGTGTGTGCTGTCTGAGTTGTTCAGCTCTGTTATCCGGGGCAGAGCAACTGTGAGCTTTTTTTTTCAGAGATGTCAAAGTAACCCCGAGTTCGGTTCTCTGGTAGAAAGGAGCGGTTCCGCAATtttgagggattttttttttgctgtctCTGTACGTTCTTCAGAACCTCAGGAGGAGACTCTGTTTGTTACTTTGGGTGCCCTGAACGTTCAGAATAAGACTTCTTCTGAGCCGCATCTGAAGATACAATGCTatctctgaactctgaagaatACTTCTCCTATTCTCTTTCAGGGAAATGTGCAGTTGTTCAGGTGTGATGTGATCTTGGTGGGCTGTAAATTATACATTGTCCTAGGTGTGAAGAATACCCCGTCATATAAACAGTCTTCATCGATGGATGATGCGTCCAGCACCAGACCGAATTGTCCTGTCGCCAGACTGTTTCTTCTCGTCGCCGACTACAGTATTTGCCTGGGTTTTTGGTTGATGTGCCCATCGTTACTGAACTGTCAGTTAGGCTCCTGCCTgtagtcgtcgtcgtcctcgaaaCACCCTGACCAGCGCAAACCCGTTGGTTCACACCATCTCCTGCCGAGCTCAATGCCAGACATCTTGACCCATCCGGCCGCGCATTCCGCGCAGCCCTGACGACTATGAGCATGTTACGCCATGTTTGGTGTTCTCACCTGCATATCCGTGCCAGCTGAACAGCACACGGACCACACCTGCCGCCCGGTTTCAAGAATAAACAGCAAGAAAGACTCAAGTTACTTTTTCCCTCAATCTCCACCCTCTCTCCAACACGATTTGGGGATTTCATAAGATAAGGTTGAGGATTTGGAATGTAGTTAGATGGAAGGACGAGGGACCTGGAAGTTAAGGTAGTTCTGTGGTTGGTGCTAGGGCGGCAATGCGGCTCTCGCCTTCGCCGGTGAGGGTGGCGG
This sequence is a window from Setaria italica strain Yugu1 chromosome III, Setaria_italica_v2.0, whole genome shotgun sequence. Protein-coding genes within it:
- the LOC101753617 gene encoding G-type lectin S-receptor-like serine/threonine-protein kinase At2g19130, which produces MPPLYVVALAGLILFSSLHTAAPCSNATAIGDTLAAGKALAIGDKLVSRNGKFALGFFQLRHSVAGKAVSSPGWYLGIWFNKIPVCTTVWVANRDKPIAESDLNTTQLRISGDGNLVIFALNKNTSTESRLWFTEVANSTDTSISAVLNNTGNFALVQKTPSSGEPLWQSFDCPTDVGLPTAKIGRNKVTGFNWSFVSKKSLIDPGFGSYSIELSIDGALRLASRSSPSVVYWSWTSGGLAQLVKALDGLMDSDPRTKGLLKPTYQDNDEEVYFSYTITNESASVFVPIDISGQLKLNVWSQAKETWETVYAQPSDFCIAPAVCGPFAVCNSNSRPLFCDCMETFSQKSPLDWELGDRRGGCARNTPLHCITSNKSQTSSTDVFHPIPKVTLPGNPRSIEDATTQSNCEEACLNDCSCTGYSYDNSKCSVWHGELLNVNMDDGIGISSQDVLYLRLAATDFQSLSKNNKRKPRAIIAASIVSFGLLMLMLLLLVWRTRFKRFNASLHDIPGSGGIIAFRYTDLVHATKNFSERLGGGGFGSVFKGVLSESTTIAVKRLDGARQGEKQFRAEVSSIGLIQHINLVKLIGFCCEGDKRLLVYEHMSNGSLDAHLFQSNAIILKWSTRYQIAIGVARGLCYLHESCRECIIHCDIKPENILLDASFAPKIADFGMAAFVGRDFSRVLTTFRGTAGYLAPEWLSGVAITPKVDVYSFGMVLLEIISGKRNTPEVNSKSSYQVAFFPVQAISKLHEGDLQSLVDRQLHGDFDLEEAERVCKVAFWCIQDNECDRPTMGEVVRVLEGLQELNMPPMPRLLAAITERSDAASM